A genomic window from Thunnus maccoyii chromosome 2, fThuMac1.1, whole genome shotgun sequence includes:
- the LOC121880752 gene encoding uncharacterized protein LOC121880752, whose protein sequence is MLLAEAFCVFVGFILCISGVQGRANSICALKGSSVDLPCSAQHPTSSMKWFTVHQNGSEYVLNELSADGNRVTYNMSEESNYTLMIKDLRESDEKSYCCSKTTETPELCWHNRTELYVSDLQVKVIPATESETVSLICKTSCPPTENPAAYIWYKNREFLYQDWSPWYRQLVSGEEAVRYSCAIKGYEDLRAPEVSVDSVTSTCFTVTYAEGRMCPYNETSVDEPCSITYPREVHVEKTQEKKYLTLTCATSCPTVDPHTAYKLFMARKLLNHCNKQNIMIFGSSYVSFSCAIEGNEDLRSAEFCIKDKGCMQWNYVSGRICALEGSSVNISVEYSGIRQDSSKLWNKTEIGGYKDAESEINNTGRVKYDDSMENHHILTIDNLQKSDSGEYTFRVKNYKEPKDLPRVTLVVTGLRVRFNPSAEVTEGQRVTLTCSTSCPLTDNTTYIWYLNSQPLPENQNKQLVLDPVSIQHAGNYSCTVETPQNISSSEETLTVARRKSVARIMTVKLTTLSLSLSAVVLLYLWMRKKKTQTSAGELHDKTQTEEMESFYASISPRVMNPAAQREPAEEQEDTL, encoded by the exons GGGTTCAGGGACGAGCAAACAGCATCTGTGCCTTAAAAGGTTCATCAGTGGATCTGCCCTGCTCAGCTCAACATCCCACTTCGAGCATGAAATGGTTCACTGTACACCAGAATGGCTCAGAGTATGTTCTGAATGAGCTCTCTGCAGATGGAAATCGTGTAACGTACAACATGTCTGAAGAAAGTAACTACACTCTAATGATCAAAGATCTGAGAGAGAGTGATGAAAAGTCTTACTGCTGCAGCAAGACTACAGAGACACCAGAACTCTGCTGGCACAATAGAACTGAGCTCTATGTTTCAG ATCTGCAGGTGAAGGTGATTCCTGCCACAGAGTCAGAGACAGTATCACTGATATGCAAAACCAGCTGTCCTCCGACTGAAAACCCTGCAGCCTACATCTGGTACAAGAACAGAGAGTTTCTCTATCAGGACTGGTCTCCCTGGTACCGACAGCTGGTCAGCGGCGAGGAAGCAGTCAGATACTCCTGTGCTATCAAAGGCTACGAGGATCTCAGAGCTCCTGAAGTCTCAGTGG ATTCTGTCACATCAACCTGCTTTACTGTGACCTACGCTGAAGGAAGAATGTGTCCTTATAACGAGACATCAGTGGATGAGCCCTGCTCCATCACATATCCCAGAG AAGTACATGTTGAGAAGACTCAGGAGAAGAAATATCTCACACTGACCTGTGCAACCAGCTGTCCTACGGTTGACCCTCATACTGCCTATAAATTATTCATGGCCAGAAAGTTATTAAATCACTGCAACAAGCAAAACATTATGATTTTTGGATCGTCTTATGTAAGCTTCTCCTGCGCTATAGAAGGCAATGAAGATCTGCGCTCTGCTGAATTCT GCATTAAAGATAAAGGCTGCATGCAGTGGAATTACGTCAGCGGGAGAATCTGCGCCCTGGAAGGCTCTTCAGTGAACATTTCAGTTGAATACTCTGGCATCCGGCAAGACAGTTCTAAATTATGGAATAAAACAGAGATAGGTGGTTACAAGGATGCTGAGAGTGAGATCAACAATACAGGTCGTGTAAAGTATGATGACAGCATGGAGAACCACCACATCCTGACGATTGATAACCTGCAGAAGAGCGATTCAGGAGAATACACATTCAGAGTGAAAAACTACAAAGAACCGAAAGATTTACCTAGAGTGACGTTGGTTGTCACAG GCCTGAGAGTGAGGTTTAATCCTTCTGCAGAGGTGACAGAGGGCCAGAGAGTCACACTGACCTGCAGTACCAGCTGTCCTCTGACTGACAACACAACCTACATTTGGTACTTGAACAGTCAACCTCTGCCagagaaccaaaacaaacaactggTTCTTGACCCGGTCAGCATTCAACATGCAGGAAACTACTCATGCACTGTCGAAACTCCCCAGAACATCAGCTCCAGTGAAGAGACTCTCACTGTCG CTCGAAGGAAATCAGTAGCAAGAATTATGACCGTAAAACTGACTACATTATCACTGAGCCTGTCTGCTGTGGTTCTCCTCTACCTGTGGATGAG aaagaagaaaactcaGACCTCCGCTGGTGAGCTacatgacaaaacacaaactgaagaG ATGGAATCGTTTTATGCCAGCATCTCACCCAGGGTCATGAATcctgcagcacagagagaaccggcagaggagcaggaagacaCTCTTTAA